From Aegilops tauschii subsp. strangulata cultivar AL8/78 chromosome 5, Aet v6.0, whole genome shotgun sequence:
cgtcacaacgtaaatgggtgattataaaggtgctctacaggtgtctccaaaggtacttgttgggttggcgtatttcgagattaggatttgtcactccgattgtcggagaggtatctctgggcccactcggtaatgcacatcactataagccttgcaagcattgtgactaaatgagttagttgcgggatgatgtgttacggaacgagtaaagagacttgccggtaacgagattgaactaggtatcgagataccgacaatcaaatctcgggcaagtaacataccagtgacaaagggaacaacgtatgttgttatgcggtctgaccgataaagatcttcgtagaatatgtgggagccaatatgggcatccaggttccgctattggttattgaccggagacgtgtctcggtcatgtctacatagttctcgaacccgtagggtccgcacgcttaaagttacgatgacagttttattatgagtttatgtatgttgatgtaccgaaggagttcggattcccggatgagatcggggacatgacgaggagtctcgaaatggtcgagacgtaaagatcgatatattggacggctatattcggacttcagaaaggttccgagtgattcgggtatttttcggagtaccggagagttacgggaatacgtattgggccttattgggccatacgggaaagaaggaaaagggcctcaagggtggccgcacccctccccttggtctggtccgaattggactagggaagggggcgcccccttccttccttctctttttcccttcctcttttcctattccatatgggaggtggaatcctactaggactagggagtcctagtaggactccacacttggtgcgccccctcctagggccggcctcctcctcccttgctcctttatatacgggggcagggggcaccccatggacacaacaattgatccttgagatttcttagccgtgtgcggtgcccccttccatcatattacacctcgataataccgttgcggagcttaggcgaagccctgcgtcggtggaacatcatcatcgtcaccacgccgtcgtgctgacgaaactctccctcaacactcggctggatcagagttcgagggacgtcatcgagctgaacgtgtgtagaactcggaggtgtcgtgcgttcggtacttgatcggtcggatcgtgaagacgtacgactacatcaaccgcgttgtgttaacgcttccgctatcggtctacgagggtacgtggactacactctcccctctcgttgctatgcatcaccatgatcttgcgtgtgcgtaggaatttttttgaaattactacgttccccaacaataatgCCACTTTGTAATGAATAATTCTCCTGCATATAAGACACAGCAAGGCAAAGTAGTTTTGCTCGGACGAATTAATATGTGCTTAAAAATAAATAGGATAAATAGCACCTGGTATTTTTCGGATGTTGATAGCGAGGCCAGCGAGGTGACATGGCGACCCTCCCTAGGCGGGTCAAACCCCGTGTTGCATGCAGAGTTTGAGCTACTAGGCTCCTGTGGGTACGTATGTATTTTTTCCTTTGGACCCCATTGGAGTACTCATTTGGTGTCTGAGTGTCGCTGGAGCTTGGAGTGGACACGTCACAAGTCCACGCCGTGGGCCTGTAGTCCCCGGAATTTGTGTTTACCTCATATAACCACCACCAGATGCATGCACTCTAGCCTTCATCCTGGGCGGAGCGAGGCCTCTCCGGTGGGTCAACGAGGTCGGTGGCAGAAACGACGCAGAAGTAGACCGCAATGGTGGAACAGCGCGCGGCAAGGCAGGACAGTAGCTCGACCACGGTCAAAACCAGGCAGCGACTCGCAGACGGCCTTGGAAGCAACCTGGCAGCAGAAGGCGATGCGGCGACGGCGTCTTGAGACCGCACCCGCGGAGGTGAGCAGCGGCTGCAAGGCCGTACGTCGGAGGCGGACAGCCGTGGAGGGCGGTATCTCGGTGACGGCGGAGACGGCTCCAGACGCGGACGACGGAGGCGGGTCAGGCGGCCTGGCTGAGGCGAGTGAGACGGTTCGGGGCCGCAAGCCCGGGCGGCTCGGAAGCGGCGCGGCGGCAAGGCGGAGCAGTGGCCTGGAGGATGCCGGCAGGATGGGCCAAAGTAAAACGGAGCAGTACGAGCAGTTCCGTAGCGGCGGCGACCGCTGCCACTTCGGAGTCGTCGTCGGTTTGGAAGAGCCCACATCCACTTTTTCCTCTGGATCGTGTGTCAGTTGTTCTGTTTTTGGATCGTGTGTCAGTTGTTCTGTTTTTTTTAACTAGATCCGCATCCACCAAGGCCTGCAGGATTGCGCGCTGATAGCTTGCCTCTGATCACGTGTAAACCCACATAGTAGCTTTTCCTTTCTTGAATTAACTCCCTGGCAGATTCCTTGCATGCATGTAGCAATCAGAGTTTGACGAAAGAAAGAACCGATTTTGCTTCAGGTGATGTACTAGTCAAAGGTACACCACTATTCAAACCATGAGTTTTGATGCTTAATGTGATGGAATAGCCTCCGCGGTTGTCGCTTTTGGTTTCTGCGCTGGGGAGTAGTAATAACCGTATCAGTTGATGCCTTCGGGAATTTAAATTGTGTCTTTAATCAGCAAAAAAGGTTTTGGACCCCTTGACGGTCTCGGCGACTCTGTACGCGGCGGCATCAACTCGCCGAATCAGATAAAAGAAACATCAAGTTGACGGTCTCAGCGACTCTGTACATACCGACAGAACTCCTTTTTCAGTTGGCTTCTAGCGGCGGTGCAGCCGAAAGTGATCCGGCCACAATGAATCGCCCGATCGCGTGTGACGGCGCACACAGAGGCAATCCAAATTTCTGTTCTTTCACTTGAATCTCATGGATCGTCAAATCAGAACTGATGAAAGTTGATGCAGATCTTTCCAAGCTGAGTCTTTCTTATCTGAAAAATTGCAAATTTCTCGGTCCTTGAgagagatcccttcaagaactcaacaccaccatgcgcaggccccacggtgggcgccaactgtcgtggaattgtcacggcagatgtcctagtgtgaggacttagtcgtgaggccaacgcatctatgtggtagcttgagagggattgagcggaatcgagagacgcaacacaaaacaagggtttagacagcttcggcccccgggaaacatcatccggtaacaaccctacatgttgtttgaggctaggtctcattatcatcacgagggagtcgccgcataagccggctctttgtgtcttgccgtagagattgtttcttcttgcttgtttcttgtccctctttggggagccctgcccctccttatataagttagaggggcgggttacatgtggagtcctattaagattaggactagtctaccttctaatacaaaccggatacaagtccaggtcttaactccttgtaagataaatgttcctcacgcctttcctcttaaaccggcccaccataacatgagccggccttctgggccttgggccttgccATCCGTCTGtgccgcccgccgggttaccagtgagTCATAATGTTCAGTCAAGTTGCTTGTAAACCATCTGATCGGTGCGGGTCGCCGTGaatcgccaagtccggccgggatatacttccggccgggttacgccgcggggtatatccccgacacatATAGTGTAAGAAAAATGGATGGTATTTCTTTTGTTACTTTTACTATGAATCTATgagaaaaaaatttaaatcatGAAATAAGTGTTCATGTGAAGCTTGGTAACATTATTTCTATTGTCCACCTTAAGCAGTCTAAATAGGGTTTTCCCTATTAAGTTTTCAATGCAAGGAAAAAATATTAAGCACAAACTTAATGCATTTATTGCTAAATTGGTGATTTTAGCACACAATTTTCATCGTGAATGTTTGACCACAACTATGCTTGCGGAAAAAAATAACAAAAGTTGTATGATGACAAAAAAAATATGGTTAAGCCGAAAGCTTAATTCTTGCATAAATAGCCtcgttagggcatctccaacgccatGAAATGGACACCCCAAACGTCTGTGGATGCATCTAGACATGTCCGTGGATAGCGGATAGGTGACCGTCATCCAACCCTATGAATGAAATGTTTGTCTCTGTCTTTTTCCTATATCTAGAGCACTTAAAACAACTAGTAAATacgtacgtgcaatgcacgttcaTATTAGGGAGGAAATTATTCGCACGTTGATAATAGGTAGGGTATCAATTACGCGTTGATTGTGTGATTAGCGTAGACGTTGATATCTGGTATGATATTAATTGCATGTCAAATATGGTGAGCTCTCACCATTGGAGAAATGTAGGTCGTTGGCTTGACATGGTTTGATGGCTCCGATTAATTGGATTTGTTCATTTGTGTCTTTTCATATTGGTATAAAGATAAATATCATCCGTGGACCATAATCATGTTGTGCAAATATTCCAATGCAAATAATTCAAATATAAacattactccctccgtcccaaaataagtgactcaactcaACTTTGTACCAACGGAGGAAGTATCTAAACATGAAGTTTTCTGATAAAATAGTTTAAACTTGAATTCAACTCATTCGGGTACATTTGTTAATTCTCCCTTCAAAGTTCCCACAAATGCTCAAGTAGATCATTTGAAGTTGCTCATGAGTTGCTACATGGAGAATATGTTGATATATTTGGCTAAAATCCTCGGATTCTGCTCTGGAAATCAGATAGGATCACTCATACGCTCATATTTCACACTGTGGCGAACAACCGTCACCCTCATCCTCCACAATCATGTTGTGCATAATCACACAGGTTGtcatcacccccccccccccaacacacacacacaatgtCTCTGGATCTGATATTTTTACAGGTCCTCAACACAATTGCAAAACAGGTATGGAGCTCTCCAAATGCCCTCTCGACGTCCTTTCTAACTCCTTATCTTTTGGGAAAAGTGAGATCTTTTCTCACCCCTTGGATCAaagatgatcttgacaaagacCGTCCATGAAGGATAAATACCATCACAAAGATAATAGCCCATGTTGCAGTCATGACCATTCATGGTATAGTTGCATAGAGGAGCTTCTTCCGCACAGAACATCGCAAACAATGGGGACCGCTGCAGCATGTTGATAGAATTGTGAGACCGGGCATCCCAAAGAAGAAAGAGTGTCAAATCCAAAGGTCTTGTGATGCAAAATCTTCAAAAATGATGGTGGGCTTCTTTGCAACGGCCCTGATATTGCCCTTGTAGTGCATATAGGCAATTCTTCCATTGCCCGTGCTTGCAATCCAGAGATCAGAGCATACCTGGCCACCCTCTTGCTTCCGAAAGTGCCATAAGCCATGGGGTCTCTTTGGCAGTTGGTTCTCTCAAGTACTCTCGTCCAAGCACCTTGATCACCACAATAGCAAACTTGGAAATGGCTTTGAGGCATGTGTTTTCGGACATCCGGAGGTACTCGTTTCATGAATCTACGGTTGTGTCATAGGCAAGCATCCTCAATGCAAGTGTACACTTTTGGTAACCAGAGAATCCAATGTTTCCAACAGCATCATTCTTCAAGATAAAATAATCATCATAGGCCCGGAAACCATCGTAGAGGCGATTGAACATATATAGTTCGGCTCATCTGGTTTGCAAGAATTCAAACGTGCAGACAAAGTGTCTGGACCGCACTGTTCGGACATTTAGCGACGTTTTAATGCACGGTATTTATATAAAAAGTAGTAACCAAAATTGTGTGTCGAAGGACATTTCTATACAAGATCAGCTTTCATGATACATCTCTCTTTCAGATGCAACAAAGAAATGATGTGGCAAAGCAGTTTCAGACTAACTACAAGCAAAAAAACCATAGGCTTAGTTCACAGTAAATGTTCAAATAACAATTTCCTAAATgatttcgcaaaaataaaaatgAATAACCAAACGCCGGCCGGGGGTTTCGGTGGTAACTAACAGACTAACAACCAGCGAGATATCCCCCAAACCATTCCGCAACAAGACGGAGGCTCCTCCTGACCTCGTCCATTCCTCTTCCTTTTCTCCTGTCCGGCGTGGTTTACCACTGATTCGCCGTACTAACTGACCACCGCCGATCGACgagagacccccccccccccccctccggccGCGGCATTGTGCACCGGCGATCACGGGGAGGACGGCAAGATGAGCATGATCGACGTGCTGACCCGGGTGGACGCCATCTGCAAGAACTACGAGAGGTACGACGCCGACAAGCACCGGAATGACGCCGCCGACCCCTTCTCGCGGCTCTACGCCGACATGGACGCCGTGATCGACGAAGCCATCGAGGTCCCGTtccccgccgcctcctcgcgTTGCTAGCTGCATCCTGCATGCATGCGGCCTTCCTTGATCCTTGATCCTGCCTGAGATGTCGCGCTCACGGTTCATGTCAAACTGTGATTGAATTCAGAAGTCGGAGCGGGCCGCGAGGGAGACGaaccgggcggcggcggtgacccTCAACGCCGGCGTGCGGCGCACCAAGGCGCGGCTCCTGGAGGAAGTGGCCAAGCTCCAGAAGCTAGCCGGCAAGAAGGTGACAAAAATAATCGATCACACGCCATCAATTCGATCCGAGCTCGTAAAGAAAACAATCTCCATAGTTTTCTTCTCGAAATGTATAGATCATCCCGATGAGTTTCGGATACAGATACGAATGCATGAACGGTTGAACATGCATGCACAGATGAAAGGGGTGTCGCGGGAGGAGATGGCGCTGCGGCCTGATCTGGTCTCGGCATTGCACCAGAGGATCCAGTCGATCCCCGacggtggcggcgcggcggatCAGAACGGCGGCGGGAACGCTCGGCCGGGGATCAAGTTTGATTCTTCAGGTTTCCTTTTTTCTTTCATCTgcaaagtactccctctgtaaacttagtgatctaaacgctcttatattagtttacggagggagtatcaatTATCATCTCAGCTACTGAAATTGTGTCCAGGCATGTCTCTCGTGTACCGGTGCATTCTTCAGTTAGTACCAGTGTACAGCAACACATTCTTCAGTCTGCATTGCATATCATTCCTCGTGAAAAACTGTAGTATCTAGCGTGACGATAGAATCCCTCTGATTTTAGGGGATTGTATTAAAAGTTGCATATCGCATGTAAAGAAAAATATAATGATGTTTCTCGTGTTTCAACTTTCAACCAGTTGCAGCTGAAACTTTGGACGAGGGCTACTTCCAGACCAGCGAGGAATCGGAGGCTTTTCGGATGGAGTTCGAGATGCGCCGGATCAAACAGGCAACGATTTTGGCCTTGTGCCCATTAAATCCATTTCTGTAAAcacgtactccctctgttcagaattacttgtcataaaaaaggatgtatctacaactaaaatacatccagatacattcatttcttggataagtaattccgaacggagggagtagataaaTGCCATCACAAAGCTAGCACTCGACTTTCCAAAACCCTGAATTTACCTTTCTAAATGTGATGTGATGCGCAGGATGAAGGGCTGGACCTCATTTCTGAAGGCCTGAACACGCTGAAAAACCTGGCAGAGGACATTGGTGAGGTCAGTCAGCTGCAAATGCATCATGTGGCATGCATAATAACCCAAGCTGAATCTAAAACCGGCTTATGTCTGGAGCTACAATTGACTCTTGATGATGTAATTCTGCAGGAACTGGACAGGCAGGTCCCTATCATGGACGAAATTGACAGAAAGGTTTTGACCCCCTTCTGCTCTTGTAACAAAAAAAATGCTTTCTGGTCCGTCCTCCTGCCTTTTCCATAGATGAAAACTGACTGATATGCATCATATTTTCTGCAGGTCGACAAGGCTAACACAGAACTTAGAAAGACCAACGTCAGGCTTAAAGAGATAGTCAACCAGGTTGGCTTTGTTACTCCCTTATAGATCCCTGATGAAGAACAAACTTTCACTTTTGTGCTGCTGCTGACAAATCAATCTGGGTGCTGTGCAGATTCGATCGACAAGGAACTTCACAGTTGATATCATACTCATCTGCATCATTCTTGGCATTGGTGCTTACCTCTACAAGTAAGCACTCGCCAACGCTACTGATTATGCTCCAAGTCAATCTACACTTGCCAGTTTTTCATCTCACTATCTCAAACTTCTCTTACTATGCAGCGTACTCGCCCAGTGAATCCTCGGAACATGGCGGCATCAGCAATTCAGCATGCTCTGTTAGAGTaaaattatactccctccgttcctaaatacttgtctttctaggcatttcaacaagtgactacatacggagtaaaatgagtgaatttacactctaaaatatgtctacatacatccgtatgtgatagtcatttgaaatgcctagaaagacaagtatttaggaacggagggagtatgttgtAGAACTACTCTGCTTATTATTAAAGTTGCCATGCAGCAAAGGGGTACTTTTCGGCATTGTTCCTAGGCATGCCTGAAAAGATCATTATTATTTGTGAAACGATATAGTTCAACCGGCGGATTACC
This genomic window contains:
- the LOC109741266 gene encoding syntaxin-71-like gives rise to the protein MSMIDVLTRVDAICKNYERYDADKHRNDAADPFSRLYADMDAVIDEAIEKSERAARETNRAAAVTLNAGVRRTKARLLEEVAKLQKLAGKKMKGVSREEMALRPDLVSALHQRIQSIPDGGGAADQNGGGNARPGIKFDSSAETLDEGYFQTSEESEAFRMEFEMRRIKQDEGLDLISEGLNTLKNLAEDIGEELDRQVPIMDEIDRKVDKANTELRKTNVRLKEIVNQIRSTRNFTVDIILICIILGIGAYLYK